The DNA window GCACGATATCCGCCGGATCGACGCCGCCTTTAATCAGGTCCCGGCGCATAGTCATCGGTTCATTGTAGCTTTGCAGGGCGTTATCCCCGCTCAACAGCAGATAGTTGACCTTGCCGCTGTTGTAGGCGTTGAGCGCGCCCTGGATGCGGTAGCGGTAATACTGATTGATCACCCCGGTGCGGTAGTATTTAGCGGTGCCCAGCACCACGCCGACCTGGCGGTAGGGGAGGTCCTGCAGCTCGTCATAGATATAGGGCGCGGTTTTCCAGCTCATCCAGCGGTCAAGACCCAGCACGGTCAACAGCAGCAGGCCGAGCAGGACTAACAGGCTGTAGAACACACGCTTTAACATGAACTTGGCTCAATAATAGACAACGGAGTCTTCAGGCTACTTTACCCGCCGGGTAAGCGCAAGAAACCCGCGTTTAATTGCGGGGATTTTCAGCAATATGAGCCGATCGCCGATCCCAGACCGGGCAAGGCGTAGCCGCAACCTGTTCTCCGGCCCTCCGTAACGTCTCAGCGACTTTGAGGCCGTCAGGTCGGCAGTTTCAGCAGCCATCGCGATCTTCAGCTCGCAATGGCGCGAACGGTAGGTCGGGTTAGCGGAGCGCCACCCGACAACATAACGGCATAAAAGGTTGGCCGGATTAGACGAAACCGCCATCCGGCCATCTGCTCAGGCGCGCAGGCTGATTAACCTAACAGCACGCGCTCGATATTGTGGCAGCCCAGCGCCTTCAGGGTGGCGACGGTGGCGTCCCACTGAATCAGCGCCGCATCGGCTTTCTCCGCCAGGATCGCCCGCTGGATGTCCGGATAATCATAGCCGTTGAGGCTGAGGAGATTCAGCGCCCCCTGCAGCGGCGGCAGCGTCGGGTTGAACGCCGCGTTTTCCGCATAGCTGCCGCTGAAAAGGGTGCCATCTTTCAGCTCCAGCGCTACGCCGGAAGGCGAGTGGCTGTAAGGCGCGTGGCAGCGGTTAGCGGCCTCAATCGCCGCCTGGGACAGGGCATCGCCGCTGACCGGGAAGCCGTGGTTCTGGTGGTCCATCAGCAGGGTTTTGATCTCCAGGTCTTTCGGGCCGAAGGCATCCGGCAGATAGTGCTGCAGCGCATGGGCTTCGCGACCGGGCAGATGAATGCGCAGCGCCAGTCCGCTGTTCAGTT is part of the Klebsiella quasipneumoniae subsp. quasipneumoniae genome and encodes:
- the cdd gene encoding cytidine deaminase, coding for MHSRFQAALTTLAADLQAAIAPMLADPHFPALLEADQVATLQQATGLDEDALAFALLPLAAACARADLSHFNVGAIARGVSGRWYFGGNMEFVGATMQQTVHAEQSAISHAWLRGETSLRAITVNYTPCGHCRQFMNELNSGLALRIHLPGREAHALQHYLPDAFGPKDLEIKTLLMDHQNHGFPVSGDALSQAAIEAANRCHAPYSHSPSGVALELKDGTLFSGSYAENAAFNPTLPPLQGALNLLSLNGYDYPDIQRAILAEKADAALIQWDATVATLKALGCHNIERVLLG